A single Mercenaria mercenaria strain notata chromosome 9, MADL_Memer_1, whole genome shotgun sequence DNA region contains:
- the LOC123547572 gene encoding uncharacterized protein LOC123547572 isoform X3, translating to MQRALNAATEALTATSDLVVSLQTDIHDSIEICRGRKGHYESELDAILSKLSNMWAEIESLEVIITMHEDEATSLALESAELHERVHDVKKAAEEKRKDVETTGIIGGIVGLVLAPFTGGISLALAGAATGISAAVNLPCADTYEKTASMLHSDAERKTVKAEELKTQKSELMKQKFSLESEMGPVQSRTENLTEASNVLQQVTSFLLPTIHAIDVLLHAFQDMNAAIKDASLQNNSFEMIRFAFSSTPKRTEGRSSSYLDRLMEKWEQLEGILLQHGAQNFLLKK from the exons ATGCAACGCGCATTGAATGCTGCAACAGAAGCGTTGACTGCAACAAGCGACCTTGTTGTCAGCCTACAAACAGACATCCATGACAGCATTGAAATTTGTAGAGGCCGAAAAGGTCATTATGAATCAGAACTGGACGCTATTCTATCAAAACTTTCTAACATGTGGGCTGAAATTGAAAGTCTTGAGGTCATTATAACAATGCATGAGGATGAAGCGACATCATTAGCTTTAGAGTCAGCGGAACTTCACGAAAGGGTGCACGATGTGAAGAAAGCTGCTGAAGAGAAGAGAAAAGATGTTGAAACAACTGGTATAATTGGCGGAATTGTCGGACTTGTACTGGCCCCTTTTACAG GTGGAATAAGTTTAGCTCTGGCCGGTGCAGCTACAGGTATTAGTGCTGCAGTTAATTTGCCATGCGCTGATACATATGAGAAAACTGCTTCTATGCTACACAGTGACGCCGAGAGAAAAACAGTAAAGGCTGAAGAACTCAAGACTCAGAAATCAGAGCTGATGAAACAAAAGTTTTCTCTTGAATCTGAAATGGGACCAGTTCAGTCCAGAACAG AAAATCTAACAGAGGCATCTAATGTCCTTCAGCAAGTGACCAGCTTCCTGCTCCCAACAATCCATGCCATTGATGTACTTCTGCATGCTTTCCAG GACATGAATGCAGCTATTAAGGACGCATCACTACAAAACAACTCGTTTGAAATGATAAGATTTGCGTTTTCAAGCACACCTAAGCGCACTGAGGGCCGTTCATCTTCGTACCTCGATCGGCTTATg GAAAAATGGGAACAGTTGGAAGGAATATTGCTACAACATGGAGCCCAGAATTTTCTGTTGAAGAAATAA
- the LOC123547572 gene encoding uncharacterized protein LOC123547572 isoform X1, translating into MATQLLAIPSRLHVLSAKLKRDRDIQTQINDIARKARTAAESFKSAISEEGSAVLLQKTLFITSSSNDISIADMQRALNAATEALTATSDLVVSLQTDIHDSIEICRGRKGHYESELDAILSKLSNMWAEIESLEVIITMHEDEATSLALESAELHERVHDVKKAAEEKRKDVETTGIIGGIVGLVLAPFTGGISLALAGAATGISAAVNLPCADTYEKTASMLHSDAERKTVKAEELKTQKSELMKQKFSLESEMGPVQSRTENLTEASNVLQQVTSFLLPTIHAIDVLLHAFQDMNAAIKDASLQNNSFEMIRFAFSSTPKRTEGRSSSYLDRLMEKWEQLEGILLQHGAQNFLLKK; encoded by the exons ATGGCAACG caACTTCTAGCAATTCCGTCACGTTTACACGTTCTGTCAGCTAAACTTAAACGTGATCGTGATATACAGACACAGATAAATGACATAGCAAGAAAAGCCAGAACGGCTGCGGAGTCGTTCAAATCAGCGATTTCTGAAGAAGGAAGTGCAGTTTTACTACAGAAAACATTGTTCATTACAAGCTCATCAAACGATATCAGTATTGCAGATATGCAACGCGCATTGAATGCTGCAACAGAAGCGTTGACTGCAACAAGCGACCTTGTTGTCAGCCTACAAACAGACATCCATGACAGCATTGAAATTTGTAGAGGCCGAAAAGGTCATTATGAATCAGAACTGGACGCTATTCTATCAAAACTTTCTAACATGTGGGCTGAAATTGAAAGTCTTGAGGTCATTATAACAATGCATGAGGATGAAGCGACATCATTAGCTTTAGAGTCAGCGGAACTTCACGAAAGGGTGCACGATGTGAAGAAAGCTGCTGAAGAGAAGAGAAAAGATGTTGAAACAACTGGTATAATTGGCGGAATTGTCGGACTTGTACTGGCCCCTTTTACAG GTGGAATAAGTTTAGCTCTGGCCGGTGCAGCTACAGGTATTAGTGCTGCAGTTAATTTGCCATGCGCTGATACATATGAGAAAACTGCTTCTATGCTACACAGTGACGCCGAGAGAAAAACAGTAAAGGCTGAAGAACTCAAGACTCAGAAATCAGAGCTGATGAAACAAAAGTTTTCTCTTGAATCTGAAATGGGACCAGTTCAGTCCAGAACAG AAAATCTAACAGAGGCATCTAATGTCCTTCAGCAAGTGACCAGCTTCCTGCTCCCAACAATCCATGCCATTGATGTACTTCTGCATGCTTTCCAG GACATGAATGCAGCTATTAAGGACGCATCACTACAAAACAACTCGTTTGAAATGATAAGATTTGCGTTTTCAAGCACACCTAAGCGCACTGAGGGCCGTTCATCTTCGTACCTCGATCGGCTTATg GAAAAATGGGAACAGTTGGAAGGAATATTGCTACAACATGGAGCCCAGAATTTTCTGTTGAAGAAATAA
- the LOC123547572 gene encoding uncharacterized protein LOC123547572 isoform X2: MATQLLAIPSRLHVLSAKLKRDRDIQTQINDIARKARTAAESFKSAISEEGSAVLLQKTLFITSSSNDISIADMQRALNAATEALTATSDLVVSLQTDIHDSIEICRGRKGHYESELDAILSKLSNMWAEIESLEVIITMHEDEATSLALESAELHERVHDVKKAAEEKRKDVETTGGISLALAGAATGISAAVNLPCADTYEKTASMLHSDAERKTVKAEELKTQKSELMKQKFSLESEMGPVQSRTENLTEASNVLQQVTSFLLPTIHAIDVLLHAFQDMNAAIKDASLQNNSFEMIRFAFSSTPKRTEGRSSSYLDRLMEKWEQLEGILLQHGAQNFLLKK, translated from the exons ATGGCAACG caACTTCTAGCAATTCCGTCACGTTTACACGTTCTGTCAGCTAAACTTAAACGTGATCGTGATATACAGACACAGATAAATGACATAGCAAGAAAAGCCAGAACGGCTGCGGAGTCGTTCAAATCAGCGATTTCTGAAGAAGGAAGTGCAGTTTTACTACAGAAAACATTGTTCATTACAAGCTCATCAAACGATATCAGTATTGCAGATATGCAACGCGCATTGAATGCTGCAACAGAAGCGTTGACTGCAACAAGCGACCTTGTTGTCAGCCTACAAACAGACATCCATGACAGCATTGAAATTTGTAGAGGCCGAAAAGGTCATTATGAATCAGAACTGGACGCTATTCTATCAAAACTTTCTAACATGTGGGCTGAAATTGAAAGTCTTGAGGTCATTATAACAATGCATGAGGATGAAGCGACATCATTAGCTTTAGAGTCAGCGGAACTTCACGAAAGGGTGCACGATGTGAAGAAAGCTGCTGAAGAGAAGAGAAAAGATGTTGAAACAACTG GTGGAATAAGTTTAGCTCTGGCCGGTGCAGCTACAGGTATTAGTGCTGCAGTTAATTTGCCATGCGCTGATACATATGAGAAAACTGCTTCTATGCTACACAGTGACGCCGAGAGAAAAACAGTAAAGGCTGAAGAACTCAAGACTCAGAAATCAGAGCTGATGAAACAAAAGTTTTCTCTTGAATCTGAAATGGGACCAGTTCAGTCCAGAACAG AAAATCTAACAGAGGCATCTAATGTCCTTCAGCAAGTGACCAGCTTCCTGCTCCCAACAATCCATGCCATTGATGTACTTCTGCATGCTTTCCAG GACATGAATGCAGCTATTAAGGACGCATCACTACAAAACAACTCGTTTGAAATGATAAGATTTGCGTTTTCAAGCACACCTAAGCGCACTGAGGGCCGTTCATCTTCGTACCTCGATCGGCTTATg GAAAAATGGGAACAGTTGGAAGGAATATTGCTACAACATGGAGCCCAGAATTTTCTGTTGAAGAAATAA